A single genomic interval of Zingiber officinale cultivar Zhangliang chromosome 4A, Zo_v1.1, whole genome shotgun sequence harbors:
- the LOC121971403 gene encoding uncharacterized protein LOC121971403, with the protein MECNKDEAIRAKVISEKKLMEKDYVAAKKFALKAQNLFPALEGLIQLISTLDVYIASERKANGESDWYSILCVGSMADEDTVKKQYRKLALLLHPDKNKSVGAEGAFKLISEAWSVLSDKYRRMLYDQKLQKFSQPTKNKTAPCNGNGFPNFSKNTKNTHMGNGRTKVVSAAMNLSCKSSTPETFWTVCDKCNMRYQYLKVYLNHTLLCPNCHKPFLAKETKSPSLYVSSVPISQQSQPNSNHSAPSKNASGQVKSNSMLHNKESSGLQNGTNTASFSHSNSKWNPLCCSTGVACATASSAAAAQAANVIHQTYKEVRGDREEAQTAARREVNLHRKTNALKKNTNPAGVPNTGQSINIPVKQARSIGHEPGSDKRAVLTQQFPSSEINRVSGNFGDTLKSRMVERPSNPYIQFCLFNTKTMLIEMTKSAIEVKLKEWKSAASVKLDAKENSKKKQKLSETGKDEGNDMVHGDATGQKQTLEPKSETIQCLNENNSPNAQFADSDSEINEPVSIDVPDPDFHDFDNDRSEQSFRGDEIWTTYDDEDGMPRYYALVQKVITLNPFKIRISYLTSRSNSEFGPLNWVASGFPKSCGDFRIGRSEVNTTINIFSHKVRWEKGPRGVIKIVPRKGDTWALYRNWSPEWNEHTPDDVIYKYDMVEVLEDYNEEHGVSVSPLLKVSGFRTVFRPNTDPKEVKRIQRAEMFRFSHQVPSYLLTGEEAENAPKGFFELDPAATPTELLQIIHDSKTEAVAEAIKLTVT; encoded by the coding sequence ATGGAGTGCAATAAGGATGAAGCCATTAGGGCAAAGGTGATTTCTGAAAAGAAGCTCATGGAAAAGGATTACGTGGCTGCCAAGAAATTTGCCTTAAAGGCCCAAAATCTCTTTCCAGCTCTTGAAGGCCTGATCCAGTTGATATCAACTCTTGATGTTTATATTGCGTCTGAACGTAAAGCTAATGGGGAGAGCGATTGGTATTCTATTCTCTGTGTGGGTTCTATGGCGGATGAAGATACAGTCAAGAAACAGTATAGGAAGTTGGCTCTCCTGCTTCATCCTGACAAGAATAAATCTGTTGGTGCTGAGGGTGCTTTTAAGCTAATTTCCGAGGCATGGAGTGTCTTATCTGATAAGTATAGGAGAATGCTATATGACCAAAAATTGCAGAAATTTTCCCAACCAACCAAAAACAAAACTGCTCCTTGTAATGGTAATGGGTTTCCAAATTTCTCCAAAAACACTAAAAACACACACATGGGGAATGGTAGGACTAAAGTGGTTTCTGCAGCCATGAATCTATCTTGCAAGTCATCAACACCTGAAACATTTTGGACAGTTTGTGATAAGTGCAACATGCGGTATCAGTATCTCAAGGTGTACCTTAATCATACCCTTCTTTGTCCTAATTGCCACAAACCTTTTCTAGCTAAGGAGACGAAGTCTCCTAGCCTATATGTATCATCGGTGCCAATTTCTCAGCAGAGTCAGCCAAACTCCAATCATAGTGCACCTAGCAAAAATGCCTCAGGTCAAGTGAAAAGTAACTCAATGCTTCACAATAAAGAATCTAGTGGACTCCAGAATGGAACAAATACAGCTTCTTTCAGTCACTCAAACTCCAAATGGAACCCCTTATGTTGTAGTACAGGAGTTGCTTGTGCTACTGCCTCATCAGCTGCTGCTGCACAGGCTGCAAATGTTATCCATCAGACTTATAAGGAAGTAAGGGGAGACCGTGAAGAGGCACAAACAGCAGCTAGAAGGGAAGTGAATCTTCACAGGAAAACTAATGCTCTCAAGAAAAATACTAATCCCGCTGGGGTACCTAATACAGGTCAAAGCATTAATATACCTGTAAAACAAGCGCGAAGCATTGGTCATGAGCCTGGGAGTGATAAAAGAGCAGTTCTGACACAACAATTTCCTTCATCTGAGATAAATAGAGTGAGTGGAAATTTTGGTGACACATTAAAGTCCAGAATGGTTGAAAGACCAAGCAATCCATACATACAGTTCTGTCTTTTTAATACTAAAACGATGTTGATTGAGATGACTAAGTCAGCAATAGAAGTGAAATTAAAAGAGTGGAAGTCTGCTGCCTCTGTGAAACTTGATGCGAAAGAAAATTCTAAGAAGAAACAAAAGCTTAGTGAAACTGGTAAAGATGAGGGCAACGATATGGTGCATGGGGATGCTACTGGCCAAAAGCAGACTCTGGAACCTAAGAGTGAGACCATACAATGTTTGAATGAGAACAATTCACCTAATGCTCAATTCGCTGATTCAGATAGTGAGATTAATGAACCAGTGTCAATTGATGTTCCTGATCCagattttcatgattttgataatGATCGTTCAGAGCAATCTTTTCGAGGTGATGAAATATGGACTACATATGATGATGAGGATGGTATGCCTCGTTATTATGCATTAGTTCAGAAAGTTATCACTTTGAATCCTTTCAAAATCCGCATTAGTTATCTGACGTCAAGGTCCAATAGTGAATTTGGCCCGTTAAATTGGGTTGCATCTGGTTTTCCAAAGAGCTGTGGTGATTTCAGAATAGGACGATCTGAGGTGAATACTACCATAAATATTTTCTCGCACAAGGTTAGGTGGGAAAAGGGACCGCGTGGTGTCATAAAAATTGTCCCGAGAAAAGGTGATACCTGGGCTCTTTACCGAAATTGGTCTCCAGAATGGAATGAACATACTCCTGATGATGTGATCTACAAGTATGATATGGTTGAAGTACTCGAAGATTATAATGAAGAACATGGTGTATCTGTTAGTCCTTTGTTGAAAGTTTCTGGATTTAGAACAGTATTTAGGCCTAACACAGATCCCAAGGAAGTAAAGAGAATCCAAAGGGCAGAGATGTTTCGCTTTTCACATCAAGTTCCTTCATATTTACTGACCGGTGAAGAAGCTGAGAATGCTCCAAAGGGATTCTTTGAGCTAGACCCTGCAGCAACTCCTACAGAACTTCTGCAGATAATCCATGATAGTAAAACAGAAGCTGTGGCAGAGGCCATTAAACTAACAGTTACCTAG